Proteins co-encoded in one Pseudophryne corroboree isolate aPseCor3 chromosome 1, aPseCor3.hap2, whole genome shotgun sequence genomic window:
- the LOC135054310 gene encoding transitional endoplasmic reticulum ATPase: MASGSDTKVDDLSTAILKQKSRPNRLIVDEAINEDNSVVSLSQCKMDELQLFRGDTVLLKGKKRREAVCIVLSDDTCPDEKIRMNRVVRNNLRVRLGDVMSIQPYPDVKYGKRIHVLPIDDTVEGITGNLFEVYLKPYFLEAYRPIRKGDIFLVRGGMRAVEFKVVETDPSPYCIVAPDTVIHCEGEPIKREDEEESLNEVGYDDIGGCRKQLAQIKEMVELPLRHPALFKAIGVKPPRGILLYGPPGTGKTLIARAVANETGAFFFLINGPEIMSKLAGESESNLRKAFEEAEKNAPAIIFIDELDAIAPKREKTHGEVERRIVSQLLTLMDGLKQRAHVIVMAATNRPNSIDPALRRFGRFDREVDIGIPDATGRLEILQIHTKNMKLADDVDLEQVANETHGHVGADLAALCSEAALQAIRKKMDLIDLEDETIDAEVMNSLAVTMDDFRWALSQSNPSALRETVVEVPQVTWEDIGGLEDVKRELQELVQYPVEHPDKFLKFGMTPSKGVLFYGPPGCGKTLLAKAIANECQANFISIKGPELLTMWFGESEANVREIFDKARQAAPCVLFFDELDSIAKARGGNIGDGGGAADRVINQILTEMDGMSTKKNVFIIGATNRPDIIDPAILRPGRLDQLIYIPLPDEKSRIAILKANLRKSPVAKDVDVDFLAKMTNGFSGADLTEICQRACKLAIRECIENEIRRERERQTNPSAMEVEEDDPVPEIRRDHFEEAMRFARRSVSDNDIRKYEMFAQTLQQSRGFGSFRFPSGGQGGAGPSQGTGGSAGGSHFAEEEDDLYG, translated from the exons CACCAAAGTGGATGATTTATCCACCGCAATTCTGAAGCAGAAGAGCCGACCCAATCGTTTAATTGTAGATGAAGCGATCAATGAAGACAACAGCGTGGTTTCTCTGTCCCAG TGTAAGATGGACGAGCTGCAGCTGTTCCGCGGAGACACCGTCCTCCTGAAGGGGAAGAAGAGGCGAGAAGCTGTTTGCATAGTCCTGTCTGATGACACCTGCCCGGATGAGAAGATCCGTATGAACAGGGTGGTCCGTAATAACCTGCGGGTGCGGCTGGGAGATGTTATGAG CATTCAGCCGTATCCCGATGTGAAGTACGGCAAGCGGATACACGTGCTGCCAATAGATGACACAGTGGAGGGCATTACCGGCAACCTGTTTGaagtttatctcaaaccttatttcctGGAAGCCTACAGGCCAATCAGAAAAG GTGACATCTTCCTGGTCCGTGGCGGGATGCGTGCGGTGGAGTTCAAGGTGGTGGAGACAGATCCCAGCCCGTATTGTATCGTCGCCCCAGATACTGTGATTCACTGCGAAGGAGAGCCTATTAAACGAGAG GATGAGGAGGAGTCTCTAAATGAAGTGGGCTATGACGACATCGGTGGCTGCAGGAAGCAATTGGCCCAGATCAAAGAGATGGTGGAGCTTCCGCTGAGACACCCGGCACTATTTAAAGCTATTGGCGTGAAG CCTCCCCGAGGAATTCTGCTGTACGGCCCCCCTGGAACCGGCAAAACCCTCATTGCCCGAGCTGTCGCTAATGAAACCGGCGCGTTCTTCTTCCTCATTAATG GTCCTGAGATTATGAGTAAACTGGCCGGCGAGTCTGAGAGCAACCTGCGCAAAGCCTTTGAGGAAGCGGAGAAGAACGCCCCCGCCATTATCTTCATAGACGAACTGGACGCCATTGCCCCTAAGAGAGAGAAG ACTCACGGAGAAGTGGAACGTCGTATTGTCTCTCAGCTGCTAACACTTATGGACGGTCTGAAACAGAGAGCACATGTTATAGTGATGGCTGCCACAAACAGACCCAACAGCATTGACCCGGCACTTAGACGTTTTG GCCGCTTTGACAGAGAGGTTGATATTGGGATCCCTGATGCTACCGGCAGGCTGGAAATTCTACAGATCCACACCAAGAACATGAAATTGGCTGATGATGTTGATCTAGAACAG GTCGCTAATGAAACCCACGGTCACGTGGGAGCCGATCTGGCTGCTCTGTGCTCTGAGGCCGCTCTCCAAGCCATCCGCAAGAAGATGGACCTCATTGACCTGGAGGATGAAACTATAGATGCTGAAGTGATGAATTCATTGGCTGTCACCATGGATGACTTCAGG TGGGCACTAAGTCAGAGTAACCCCTCAGCGCTGCGTGAGACCGTGGTTGAGGTACCACAGGTTACTTGGGAGGATATAGGTGGCTTGGAAGATGTGAAGAGGGAGCTGCAGGAGCTGGTTCAG TACCCTGTGGAACATCCAGACAAGTTCTTGAAGTTTGGAATGACCCCATCTAAAGGCGTACTGTTTTATGGACCTCCTGGATGTGGTAAAACTTTGTTAGCCAAGGCCATTGCCAACGAATGTCAAGCCAACTTCATCTCTATCAAAGGCCCTGAGCTGCTCACCATGTGGTTCGGAGAGTCTGAGGCCAACGTCCGGGAGATCTTTGACAAG GCTCGGCAAGCTGCTCCCTGTGTTTTGTTCTTTGATGAATTGGACTCCATTGCCAAGGCCCGTGGTGGTAACATTGGTGATGGTGGTGGAGCTGCTGACAGAGTAATTAACCAAATCCTGACAGAGATGGATGGTATGTCTACCAAAAAGAATGTCTTCATCATTGGAGCCACCAACAGACCGGACATCATTGACCCTGCCATTCTGCGTCCCGGACGTCTGGACCAGCTCATCTACATCCCCTTGCCAGACGAGAAGTCCCGTATTGCTATCCTGAAGGCCAATCTGAGGAAGTCTCCAGTTGCCAAG GATGTGGATGTTGACTTCCTGGCCAAGATGACCAATGGTTTCTCTGGGGCTGACCTGACGGAAATTTGTCAGCGGGCCTGCAAGCTGGCCATCCGGGAGTGCATTGAGAATGAGATTAGGAGAGAGCGGGAGAGACAGACAAACCCTTCAGCCATG GAGGTGGAAGAAGATGACCCTGTACCTGAAATCCGCCGTGATCACTTTGAGGAAGCCATGCGCTTCGCCCGCCGCTCAGTCAGTGACAATGACATCAGAAAATATgaaatgtttgcacagaccttgcagCAGAGCCGTGGCTTCGGCAGCTTCAG ATTTCCCTCTGGAGGCCAGGGAGGAGCAGGCCCAAGCCAAGGCACAGGCGGCAGTGCTGGTGGAAGTCACTTTGCTGAAGAAGAAGACGACCTCTACGGCTAG